The Sphingobacteriales bacterium genomic sequence CGTAAGCGATATAAGGGTTAAACCCGGAAAAAAATCGCCGCCACCACCTTTTACAACCTCAACCTTACAACAAGATGCCAGCCGTAAATTGGGTTTTTCGGTACAGCGCACCATGAGTGTAGCGCAACGCCTGTACGAGGCCGGACATATTACCTATATGCGTACCGACAGCACAAATTTATCGGAAATAGCATTAGGCGCCGCCGCACAAACCATTGAAGACCAATACGGAAACAAATATGTGCAAATACGGCAATATGCCACCAAATCGGCATCGGCACAAGAAGCCCACGAAGCCATAAGGCCCACCTATTTTAACAACGACAGCGCCGGCAACAATAACGACGAAAAACGACTATACGAGCTAATTTATAAACGCACCTTGGCCAGCCAAATGGCCGATGCTTTGTTAGAGCGCACTAACGTTGATATTTTAATTTCGACAAAACCCGATGCACTGTTACAGGCAAAAGGAGAGGTCATAAAATTTGATGGCTTTTTAGCGCTATACCGTGAAACCGCCCTTGACGAAGAAAGCGAAGAAGAACAAAGCGCAATTTTGCCCCCACTAAAACTGCAACAAAACCTGCCTCTTAAAGAAATGTTGGCTACCGAGCGCTTTAATAGGCCGCCAGCACGCTACAACGAGGCAACCTTAGTAAAAAAATTAGAAGAACTGAGTATAGGCCGCCCCTCTACGTATGCCCCTACTATTAGCAAAATTCAAGAGCGGGGCTATGTAGTGCGCGAAGACCGCGAAGGCGTGCAACGCAATTATCAACAATTTGTTTTGTCGGGCAAAAAACCACAAATGATTGTTAAACAAACCCTCACAGAGCGAATAGGGGTAGAAAAGGCAAAACTTTTCCCAACCGATGTAGGTAAAATAATAGTTGATTTTTTAGTAACCCATTTTCAAAATGTTTTTGAATATAATTTTACGGCCAATATTGAAAAACAGTTCGACGAAATTGCACAAGGTAACAAAGAATGGACTAAAATGATTGATACATTTTACCAACCGTTCAGCAAGCAGGTTGAAGATACTTTACAAACTGCCGAACGCATGAAGGCCGAACGCGCCCTTGGCACCGACCCTAAAACAGGCAAACCAATTACCGCTAAATTAGGCAAATATGGCCCCATGATTCAAATTGGGCAGGTAGAGGATGAGGACAAACCGCTATTTGCCACCATCAGACCGCCCTACACCATACAAAATATAACCCTTGAACAAGCCCTTGACTTATTTAAGTTGCCGCGCTCCCTTGGCGATTACGAGGGTAAAGAAGTAAAAGTAAACGAAGGCCGCTTTGGGCCTTATATACAACACGACGGAAAATTTACCTCCATACCTAAATTGTACGACCTTTGGGCACTGACTTTGCAACAAGCAATTGAACTGATTAATGGCAAACGCGAATCAGATGCTAATAAAATAGTTAAAGATTTTCCGGACTTGGGCTATCAAATCTTAACTGGCCGGTGGGGAGCATACATTAAATCCGGAAAATTGAACGTAAAAATTCCAAAAGGCACCGATGCCAAGGCGCTTACCGCCCAAGATTGTCAAGCCTTAGTTAAAGCTGCCCAAACTGCCGCCGCCAGCAGCAACCCAAACTTAATTAAAGACTTTCCCGAGATTGAGGCGCAAATTTTAAAAGGCAGGTTTGGCGCTTATATTAAAGTGGGCGAAACCAATTTAAAAATGCCAAAAGGCCAAACCCCCGAAACAATAACCCAAGACGATATAGCCGAACTAATAAAAGCCAACCAAAGTAAACCCAAAAAAACGATTACTAATACTAAAAAAAGTAAAACTACACCGGCAGCAAAAGCCCCAAAGTCTAAACCAACAGTAAAACAGTAGTTGTATATATGGTAGGTTTTTAAGAAGATGCCAAAATTAGATGATTAATTGACCTTTATTGTTTTAATACCAAGTTGAGGTTTTCCTCCAGATAAAGTCTTCCGGAAAAAATAATATAAACGAGCCGTTATAATTATAAATATACGGCTCGTTTCATTTGGGAACTATAATAAAATATTACATCCAGCGAACCAAAAATCGCATAAACTCTTCTTTTAGCTCGGCATACAATTTTTTAAAGGTGGTAAACTCTTCACGCAAGTCGCTATGGTCGGTAAAGCGGGTATGCTCAATGGCAATTTCGTCGTGTGTGCGGGCAAAATCTTCAAGTTCATTCTCATGGGCTTTTATGTCGTGGCGCAACGTATCAATTACCTCTTTTTCACGGATGAATTTGTTTTGAAAACGCTCGAGTTGAATTAGCATTTCTTGGCCGGTATTTTTATTTACCAACTCGGTCAAACGTTTTTCAAAAAGTTTTACTTCTTCTTTGTAAAATTGCAACTCATTAACCCAAATTTTTTGTTCAAAGTATAGGTCTTGCAAATGAATTATTTGTTTCGATACACTCATGTCTTTAGATATTTATTTAATATTTATATAATAATGTTTAAGAGGAAAAGAGGAAAATAGTTTGTTTGGTATAGATAGGCAAAAGTAGGGCTTAGTTTTACAATTGCAACTATTATCAGCAATTTTTTTTTTACTAAGTACAAAAAAATAGTAAAAGAATTAGTTTTGTGTTTGTTTTTTATATTTCTTTAAAGGTTTTTTATGTTTAAATTGACCACTGAGTTTTACCAAAACCCTAATGTTGTTGCAGTTGCCCAGCAATTGATTGGAAAATTATTGGTTACAAACGTAAATAACCAATTAACCAGTGGTATTAACGTGAATTCGGAGCTAAGCTATAAAAAATAGGGGGATTAGTATAGTTGATAGGAATAAAAACAGGAGCATAGTTATCTTTGTAGTGTCCAAAACTGCAAACAAATACTACCCCCTGTTTTTATGAAGTCCAAAGATACAAAATTTGATGTGTCCATGTTATTTGAATTATTTTTTTGTAGATAATGCCTGTTTGCTGATGCAACAATGGGTTGCTCAGCATTGGCTTAGCGAAGGTAAAACAATGCCACGCCTCGTAGTGTGCCCAAAATTTCGGAAAGTGAGATACTTACGATTCTGATTTTCTACCACTATTCGGGCTATAAATGTTTTGAATATTACTATAAAGCATTGGTTTTGAATGACTTAAAGACCTATTTTCCTACTGCCCCATCCTACAACTATTTTATAGAGTTAATAGAACGGGTTGCTCTTCCTATGGCGATTTTAGCCAAATTAACCTGCCAGCAAGCAGAAAAAACAGGAATTTATTACATAGATGCCAAAGCGCTACCTGTTTGTGACATGCTGCGAGCCAAGCAACATAAAGTTTTTGCTCAAACCGCCTCGAAAGGAAAATCTTCTATGGGGTGGTTTTTCGGCTTTAAGCTCCACCTGATAGTCAATCACAAAGGACAAATCGTGGACTTTGCTTTGACTACAGGACAGGTGGCAGACAATAGTAAAGACCTCTTAAACAAGCTATTAGAGAAAATATCAGGCACATTGTTTGGCGATAAAGGCTATTTGACTACCTTATGGAACAACTTTTTTGAAAAAGGACTAAAAATAATTACCAAGGTCAAAAAGAATATGAAAAACAGACTAATGTCTTTAGAAGAAAGGCTCTTATTGAAAAAAAGACCTATGATTGAAGCCATTAATGATATTTTGACCTCGGTTTTTGACTTAGAACATACCAGACACAGAAAACCACAGAATGCTTTTGTCCATATAGTCGCTAGCTTGGTAGCCTATCAGTTTTACCCCAATAAACCTCAAGTAGATCTTGCTAAAATTTACTAAGTAAATCTCCGAACTCACGTTGGTATTATTGTCGAAACAGAAGCCTACCGAGGGGCCGACGACAGGGCTTGCCATGCTTACCCCAACAAACTAACACCGCGCAATGCCATAATGTTTAACAATGGTGGCGTTGCCTACGTTTATTTATGTTATGGGGTTCATTTTTTGTTTAACGTAGTTACAGGGCCAATCAACCAACCCGATGCAGTACTTATCAGAGGCATTAAACCTGTTGAAGGCTTGCCTGCTATGCTTCAGCGCCGGAAGCTAAGCCCATCGCTGCTTAATGGCGCGCCCCAAAAGAAAATAGCAAGCAAGCTGGCTTCGGGCCCCGGATCATTAGCACAAGCTTTGGGTATAAACATTAATTATAATGGCACTGATTTAACTGGCAATACTATATATATTGAAGATATTGGCTTGAACCCTCAAAGCAACCAGCTAATTGAAGTAACAACACGTGTTGGGTTGTCGGCTCGGGCGGGCAGTTGCGCCTTGCGTCCTTGGCGTTTTTATTGGTGCGGTGAAAAATGAGTCTATCAAGTTGTTTTTTATAACTTTTGATAATTTTAATTACGGTGAAAACAAATTAATAAAGTGGAATGAGGCTTAATGGACATTTTTTAGGCTAAAAACCTTCGAAAGCATTACTATTGTTAGCTTTGAGGACAATCAAAGGTTATGAATAAAAAAAATGCTTTTACTGTGGTAAAAGGTTTGTAAAGAAAAACGGACTTGTAAAAGGAGTTCAATTGTATAAGTGTGCTCATTGTGGGAAACAATTTTTAGGTGGGCAACGCATCAATAACGAGCAAATATGGGAAGAATACAAAAGTGGTAAACAGACCTATTTGCAGTTAGCTCACAAGTATAATTGTTCTGTTAAAACGATTCAAAGGCGGTTAGACAAGATTAAAATAGTGGCTACGGAAAAAACAGGTAGAGTAGTCGTTGTATTAATGGACACCACCTATTGGGAGCGGGGTTTTGGCGTAATGCTTTTTAAAGATGCCTACACCAAAGAAAACCTTTTGAAATATTATGTGAAGACAGAGACAAATGGGCTGTATATAGAAGGAATTAAGGAGTTAAAAAGGCGAGGTTTTACTATTTCGGCTATTGTTTGTGACGGAAGAAAAGGCTTAATTGCGTCGTTTAAGGGTATTCCTGTTCAAATGTGCCCAGTTTCATCAAGCAGCAATAATTCGAAGATATTTGACCCGTAAGCCAAAGCTAAAAGCTGCACAAGAGCTGATGGATGTTGTAGATTTGATGAAGCAAACAGACAAAGAAAGCTTTGTCGGAGCATTAGGGCTATGGCTTGAAAAATGGAAAGTGTTTCTAAACGAGAGAACTGTAAATCCGACTACAAACAAATCGTTTTATACGCATAAAAGGCTTAGAAGTGCTTATCGTAGTTTGAAGAATAATTTACCTTGTTTGTTTACTTGGCACGATAACAGGGAACTTCAAATACCTAACACAACCAATGCTATTGATGGACATTTCGCAGATTTAAAAAACAAATTAAGAAACCATAATGGCCTATCAATGAAACGGAAAATGAAATTTATAGATGGGTTTTTAAAGGTATAAGGGCTTTCTGAAAATATCAAAGGCTTACAATATACAGTAAGCCTTTGATAAGACATTTTCGTCAAGCATCTGTTTTATCCCTGACAAGTTGCTCCCCAGCAGAGCTTGTTTCCGTTTTTACAGACATGCAAAGAAATAAAATATTCAAGAATAATGTAAAAAAGTGAATAAAAAAACAGCATTAAAAATGTCCACTTGAACCAAGCGTCTAAAAAATAGCATTAAAAATGTCCATTACTCCTGGAATGAAGTAAACCCAAATAGCACAACATTAAAAAACTTCCGGATAAATATCAACTACCAATTCATTTATTTATCCGGAAGCTAATTTATTTTCGCTTACTTGTTCTTTTAACGGTTTATCGCAAAGTTCTGCATCCAAACATATTGGTTATTAGTTAGGCGCAAAGTATAATATCCGGTGGGCAGTTGGTCAATTTTTATTTCAAACGAGTTGTCCAACGGCATCAAGTTTTTATCCATTACCACTTGTCCGGCAATATTTGCAATAGTTAATTGGGCTTGTTGCTGGCCAAAGCCTTGTGCAAAAAACACATTTAAATTACTATTAGCAGGATTGGGGTATAACTGCAAGGGCAAAACAGGTAAAGCCACGTTATTGGCTCCGGTTGCAGGTGCCTGTGTTAAAGTGCTAACTTCGCTACAAGCTTTTAAGCCATTGGCTTCAACGCAGGCACGATTAAAATAGCTATGCGCATCGGCCAAAACAATGTCATCAACCCACCAGCCAACCGCACCTTCAAAGGCATCGTTAGCCATTCGAAAACGCAGTTTTATGGCACTGCCAACAAAACTCGATAAGTCGGCAATAGTTAAAACAAATTTACCGCTGTTGCCAGTAAAGGCAGGGCGTTCGCTGATGGCGCTTGCCGGATTTTCGCTTATAACGCCGTTATAACCATTTTGTGTCATTTTATCACCTAAATCTTGCCAGTTGCCATTATTTACCTGTATTTCTACTACGCCGCCATCCCATGCATTTTCGGTATTATACCAGTGCCAAAATTGCAACTGGGGTTTAGTACCGCTAATGGTTACAGCGTCTTTCAAAATTAAGTAGGTGTCACTTTCTGAGGCATTTTGGCCAGCAGGGTTAGCGGCAAAAAAGGCATTTTTGCCCGATGTTTGTTTATCGCTTACTACTTCCCATGGTGTGTTTCCGGTAGGGGTTTCTATGGTCCATTTATCGCTACCTAATTCAACATCGTCTGCAAAAAATGCTTTACTAAATTTGGTGGGGTCGGTACTTACTTTTATTTTACATGTTATACTTTGTTTGGCTTCTAAATCAAAACTAGGAAGCACAACTACATTTCCAATGGTAGCGGCGGTTCCGCAGGTACACGAGCCTGGCACGTAGGTTAATCCGGATGCTAAGGTGTCTGTTACAGTAACAAAACTAAGTTTATTTTCGGTATCGTTGCGCACCTCAAAAGTATATTCAATTTCTTGCCCTGCGTTTACCGTAGCGGGTGCAGTTTTAGTAATTTTAAGGGTGGGTAAGCAGGTGGGGGGTGCATCGAATGCCTCGGCCCCATCGTTAGTGCTGTCTGAGCCCCCTTGGGTAGCACTATAGCCCAAGCCCCGGCGGGCAAACACGTCCCAAATAAGGCATTGGTGTAAGCCCGAATAATTGGCTTTGTCAGCGGCTAAAATAGCATCGCGGCCATCTACAAATCCGGGACTACAGGGTTGTAGTTTCATGCCATCCATTACTAATTGCATGGCAATGCCGTTACCGCTTGTAGGGTCAAATATGTCGGCGCTAAATCCATACTTATCAACAAAAGCCCAGTACAAGTCCCAAAGCATGGCGCACCAAACTTCGCCTACAAAATGCACTTCGCTGCTTTCTTTTAGGCTGTTGTAAGTGTGCGGGTTAATGCCCATATCTGTACTATATGGGTAGTTGCGAATGCCCGAGCCGTTGGGCAATTGGCCAAGCACATAGGTGCCTATACCGCGTGCATCGGTGCTTTTGTGTTTACTGGTAGTTGTTAGTGCTAAGCCAAAAAAGTCGCTCCAGCCTTCACCCATTTGTTCGCCATTGTTCAAACATCCGGCATTATCGGGGCCGCCCGTTAAACGGTTCGATACGCCATGGCCGTATTCATGGCAAATAACGCCATTATCAAAATCGCCGTCAATTTCATTGCTTCCGGTAGCTGATAAATCAACAAAAACCTCCGAGCCTGTGGTTAGTTGAGCTTTAATAATTTCACAGTCGGCTTTGCTAATCATCACCGAAGGTATATTAATAGCCGGGTCAGAGCCACCCATTGCAAAGGGTCCCAAATCATCGTTTTGGCAAACAATTACGGCAATGGCTCCGGCATCTTGGGCATTCATTACTTTTACGGTAAAATTGCAGGTACCTCGGTCAATTAGGGCAATATTGTCTTTTACTTGGTTGGCATTAACAAACGGAGCTTCGCATCCTAAGGTTGGGTTTGCCGAGTCGTCGTCAACTAATATAAGTTCTCCTGTTAATTTATCGGGCGCAAATGGTAAAGATGGGCCAAACGAAGCCAAAACACAAGTATAATCGTTTGCTATGGGTTGGGGCTCGGTAATTTTCATAACTGCTCCACCGCCGGCACCCCATAAAAACATTTGCATCCGGGGGTTTTCGCCATCGGGTCCCGTTGCGAAATTAGCATTATTTGTACCACTTCCGTCAAGGCCGTCAGCGTTTACGTAGTCGCTTCCGATGCCGCCTTTTCCGTAGTTATTCTCTTGAAAATTACCACTTACTTCGTCAAAACCAAATAGGTAGCAAAAATCGTGCATAGTATTATTCCAATAAAAAAGATTAGTAAGCGCCGGATCCATATTGTCTTTGGGGGCTTTGCTAAAATCAACCGGATAATTGAAATCAAGGGTAGTATCTCCAGGTGAATAGCCGCCTTGGTCATCGCCGTTTTGGTCATCGCGGGCGCGTACATTATTGCCGCGTGTAATGTAATAATCGGGGTCAATATCGCCGTCTGTATCGTGCCAGCCAAATGGCGAGGCATTAGGTGCTAACAACCACGGGCTATTGACTACTTGTCGGTCGCCGTGTGTTGGGCTTTCGACCGGCACGGCATAAACGTTATAATCATATTCGCCCATTTGTTTAAAAGTTTCCGATGATGTTGTTATCTCGTCCGTTTCAGTATGGCCGTGTTCACAATTTTCATGGGTTTGGGTACTGCAAGTGTTATCCATGGGAGGGCAAGCAGTTTCATTGGCTTCGCAGTGTTGCCAATTACAGCGCACTACCCAGTCTATTTTATGTACAATTTGGCCATTTTCAGCATCAATACGCACGCTCCACCAATGCTGGCCATCGGGTTGATACATGGCTAAATCCCATGTCAATCTTATTTCGCTCTTACTTTGGTCAGCTGCTGTTATTGGGGTAAACATTAGCTTACATGGAATAGGCAACTGGTTGGGGTATTTTGGAAACACAAACTCGTAGTTGTTTTTATCCGGATTAAACCGCCATCCAATAGTTAACTTATCCGGAAGCGGGAATTTAAGCTGTGAAATAGCTGCGTTTAAGGCATCTATTTCCGACAAAACCGGTTTAACGGTATTTATACGCTGGGCAATATTGGCTTGTAACCGGTTACCTACCGATAATATTTCATTATTGGCGGTAATATTTACATTTGCAACACCATTATAAATTGGTATTCCTTTAACCACTTGCTGCATGTATATATGACTAACTCCGTTATGTTTTGTAGTGTAGGCATCGGTAATAATCAAATCTGCTACATCGGCGGGAGTTACGCCAAATTTGGCATAGTTTTTTTGTATATGTATAAGTGCTTTTTCAATGGTTTGCTGCGGGGGCAAACCGTTAAACTGCGTTTGGGCTTGTACTAAACCCGAGTATTGCAAGCTACTGCTACAAAGAGCAAGCAACAACAGTAAGAAGGTAGGTAATGACTTAGGCATAAATAATAATAAATAAGTGTTGGAAATAGAAAAGCTTATAGGATGATATTAACAAAAATTACGGCAAAACTTATTTAATAAAGCCTTGCCGTAATTCGGTAATCTAATTCTCAGAGCGCAAATAATTTTGCATTTGTATTCAATAAAATATAGGCAAAGGTAACAAAAGCACAGTCAAGTTGTTCAATAAATACTTTTTTTAACGCAGCAATGTAAGATTGCCGCTAATATTGCCCGTTGTACCGTCAAAATAGTACACCTTGGCATTAAAAACATAGACGCCAACGGCAGCGGGTTGGTTTTTATGGTTGCCATCCCAGCCCTGTAAATAAGGCATTTTCATACCTTCAAACACTTGGTTGCCCCAACGGTCAAATACTATTAAATCAACGCTTTCAATATTTGCGCCGTTCACATTAAAAATATCGTTTAGGCCATCATTATTAGGTGAAAAAGCATTGGGAGCTAAAACAGCGTTTTTTAGCAAAACCGTTATTTTAACGGTATCCATTGCCTTGCATCCATATTCATCCACAACTTCAACCAGATAAAATCCGGTGGCCGAGGGCTTAATCTCTGGGCTTTGCGCTGTACTGCCCGAAATATCTACGTTGATGGGCAACAATGGGTTTTGTAGTGGCTCATAAGTGGCATTCCATAAAAACTCAAGGCTACCATTAAGCATCGAGTTGGCGTCAGTGGTTAACGTTAAACTTTCTCCATAAAAAATACTCGTGTCATCAAGCGTAGAAACGGTAACTGCCGATACGCCAATTTCACTTTCAACTGTATTAGTACAACCATGTACATCAACAGTTAATACGACTGGCACCATGCCTGATTGGGGCAATATTACCTCGTGAGGACCTATGCCTGTATATTCAATTCCGGATATAGACCAATTAAACGTGGCATCAGCGGCAGCACTACCCGTAAAGGTAAAGGTAGCGGCATCGCCCAAACAAATTATATCCGGATGCGTAAACGCGGCAACAGGCTGTTCGTAAACTGTAATTTCGATAGTTGTACTGTAAGGACAATTTATAGCACTTGTGTAATTATACGTTATTGTATGAACGCCCGCCCCGGCTTGTGCAGGGTCAAACCATCCGGATGCGTTTACGCCCGCACCAGTAAATATACCTCCGTTTGGTGTAGGTATTAGCTGCACACCTGCCTCTGCCGAGCAATATTCGGGCTTCCATCCTTCAACAGTCAAGTCTAAAGGAGGGCAGTCAAGGGTAGTACAAGTTACTGTTTGCGTAATACCTGCCTCGCATGTGGCTGGCATTATGGGTAAAACGGTGCAAACAACACTCGTTTGTGTAGCCAAGCCCGTTACCAAATATGATAACGTAGCTGCCGAAACTTTAAATGGGGCGCCGCCATCAATGGTTATTTCGTACTCTAACGCCCCCGATACAGCCGTCCAAACAAACTCAACAGTAGTTTCGGTAATATTGCCACAACTTAAAACGGTTTCAGGACTTAGGCCATCAACCACCACGTTAGCTATAACGGTACAGCCATTGGCATCGGTAACAGTAACGCTATAATTGCCGGGCAGCAAGTTGGTAGCTGTTGCTGTTGTTTGCGGTGGCGCAGTGTTCCATAAATAACTCATTGGGTTGGTACCGTCAATAATGGTAACAGTTGCTGCACCTTCGGTAGTGCCGCAGGTGGCCGGGGTAGCCGTTATGGTATTAAGTTTAGGGCCGTTTAAATTAGGCACATCTACTGTTAGGGTAACCGTGCAGCCTTTTGAGTCGGTAACGGTAACGGTATAACTTCCTTCAGCAAGGTCAGTAGCACTTGGACTGTTTAAGCTGTTATTCTGGCTCCAAGCATAAGTATAACTTCCAGTGCCGCCCGTAGCAATAACAGAAGCCATGCCATCGGCCTGATTGCAGTTAGCCGGCGTAATATTGTCAATAGAAAGTGCGGGGCCATCAATATTAGCCAATAATTGGGTAGCAGTTGCCGTACAATTATTGGCATCGGTTACTGATACCGTGTAATTTCCGGCCAAAAGATTAGCAGCATTGGCATTATTAAGGGTGGCATCCTGGCTCCAAGCATAGGTATAGCCGCCAGTTCCGCCAGTCGCTAAGGTATTTATAGTGCCTATGCCTTGTACACAATAATCGTCGGTAAAGGTATTAATAAGAATATTTGGGCCATCAACAAATAAAACATCTGTAGCAATCACATCTTTACAGCCGTTTCCATCGGTTACGGTAACACTATAATTACCTGTTGTTAGCCCTGTTGCTGTTGCACTATTAAGGCTTGCATCATGACTCCAAGTAAAAGTATAATTGCCATCGCCACCAATAGCATTAACGGTAATATCGCCATTAGCTTTGTTGCAAATTTCGGGATTAGTGCTGGTTATGCTAAGTTCGGGGGCATTATCATCTTTTACGGTTATTTGAATAGTAGCTTCACAGCCAGCCTGGTCGGTTACCGTTAAATTGTATAAACCCGATGCTAAATTATTGGCAATGGCGGTATTGCTTACATTTGGAGACCAAGTGTAAATAAGTGCACCTGTTCCTCCGGATGCTGTTACCGAAGCCGAGCCATCACTTTGGCCACAACTTGAGTTAGTTACGGTATTTAATACCACACTTGGGCCCGGAATATCAGCTACCGGAATATTGAGTATAAATTCACAGGCATTTTGGTCAGAGATGGTAACGGTATAATTTCCGGATTTTATACCCGTTGGGTTATTTCCGGATAAAGCAGCATCTGACCAAGTGTAAACAATGGGGTTGGTCCCTCCATTTGTAACAATATTAATACTTCCGTCGGTTTTACCACAATGTGCGTCAATAACTGTAAATGTAGCAGTTGGGCCCGGTTGGTCGGTTAGGGTAACATTTATTGTAGCGGTACAATTATTTTCGTCGGTGGCGGTAATTGTGTAGTTGCCCGGTGCTAAATTAGTTGCCACGCTATTACTGCTTACGTTGGGCAACCAAGATAAACTAACTGTTCCAGTACCGCCGCTAACCGCTACTTCAATAGCGCCGTTATTAGTTGTACAGGTTGGGTCGGTTTTGGTTACCAAGCTTAAAACGGGGCTTGGCTGTTGCATTATATCAAACGACTGTGAAACCGTGCAGTTTTTGCTATCGGTAATAGTTACGCTATACGTCCCAGCAGCTAAACCCGACGCTGTTGCGTTGTTTAACGTTGCATCATGACTCCAAGTAAAAGTAAAAGGACTGGTTCCGTTAGTAAAGTTTACTGTGGCGGTGCCATTGTCGTTACCACAAATAGCAGCGGCAATATCAATGCTGGTAATAGCAGGTCCATCTAAGGTGTTTACCGTAAGAGCTACTGTTGCCGTACAGCCTTTTGCATCGGTAACGGTAACAGTATAATTACCGGCTGCTATATTATTGGCAGTAGTACTGTTTAAAGTTAAGTCGTGGCTCCAAGCATAAGTAAGAGGCGCAGTGCCACCCAAACCCTGAACGGTGGCACTACCGTCTGCAGTAGCACATCCGGCAGGCGTTGTACCTACTACGTTTATAGTGGGGGCGTTATCTTCTTCAATAGTAAAATCAATCGAGGCAGTGCATCCATTCTCGT encodes the following:
- a CDS encoding T9SS-dependent M36 family metallopeptidase, with the translated sequence MPKSLPTFLLLLLALCSSSLQYSGLVQAQTQFNGLPPQQTIEKALIHIQKNYAKFGVTPADVADLIITDAYTTKHNGVSHIYMQQVVKGIPIYNGVANVNITANNEILSVGNRLQANIAQRINTVKPVLSEIDALNAAISQLKFPLPDKLTIGWRFNPDKNNYEFVFPKYPNQLPIPCKLMFTPITAADQSKSEIRLTWDLAMYQPDGQHWWSVRIDAENGQIVHKIDWVVRCNWQHCEANETACPPMDNTCSTQTHENCEHGHTETDEITTSSETFKQMGEYDYNVYAVPVESPTHGDRQVVNSPWLLAPNASPFGWHDTDGDIDPDYYITRGNNVRARDDQNGDDQGGYSPGDTTLDFNYPVDFSKAPKDNMDPALTNLFYWNNTMHDFCYLFGFDEVSGNFQENNYGKGGIGSDYVNADGLDGSGTNNANFATGPDGENPRMQMFLWGAGGGAVMKITEPQPIANDYTCVLASFGPSLPFAPDKLTGELILVDDDSANPTLGCEAPFVNANQVKDNIALIDRGTCNFTVKVMNAQDAGAIAVIVCQNDDLGPFAMGGSDPAINIPSVMISKADCEIIKAQLTTGSEVFVDLSATGSNEIDGDFDNGVICHEYGHGVSNRLTGGPDNAGCLNNGEQMGEGWSDFFGLALTTTSKHKSTDARGIGTYVLGQLPNGSGIRNYPYSTDMGINPHTYNSLKESSEVHFVGEVWCAMLWDLYWAFVDKYGFSADIFDPTSGNGIAMQLVMDGMKLQPCSPGFVDGRDAILAADKANYSGLHQCLIWDVFARRGLGYSATQGGSDSTNDGAEAFDAPPTCLPTLKITKTAPATVNAGQEIEYTFEVRNDTENKLSFVTVTDTLASGLTYVPGSCTCGTAATIGNVVVLPSFDLEAKQSITCKIKVSTDPTKFSKAFFADDVELGSDKWTIETPTGNTPWEVVSDKQTSGKNAFFAANPAGQNASESDTYLILKDAVTISGTKPQLQFWHWYNTENAWDGGVVEIQVNNGNWQDLGDKMTQNGYNGVISENPASAISERPAFTGNSGKFVLTIADLSSFVGSAIKLRFRMANDAFEGAVGWWVDDIVLADAHSYFNRACVEANGLKACSEVSTLTQAPATGANNVALPVLPLQLYPNPANSNLNVFFAQGFGQQQAQLTIANIAGQVVMDKNLMPLDNSFEIKIDQLPTGYYTLRLTNNQYVWMQNFAINR
- a CDS encoding DNA-3-methyladenine glycosylase encodes the protein MIVETEAYRGADDRACHAYPNKLTPRNAIMFNNGGVAYVYLCYGVHFLFNVVTGPINQPDAVLIRGIKPVEGLPAMLQRRKLSPSLLNGAPQKKIASKLASGPGSLAQALGININYNGTDLTGNTIYIEDIGLNPQSNQLIEVTTRVGLSARAGSCALRPWRFYWCGEK
- a CDS encoding IS982 family transposase — translated: MPKISESEILTILIFYHYSGYKCFEYYYKALVLNDLKTYFPTAPSYNYFIELIERVALPMAILAKLTCQQAEKTGIYYIDAKALPVCDMLRAKQHKVFAQTASKGKSSMGWFFGFKLHLIVNHKGQIVDFALTTGQVADNSKDLLNKLLEKISGTLFGDKGYLTTLWNNFFEKGLKIITKVKKNMKNRLMSLEERLLLKKRPMIEAINDILTSVFDLEHTRHRKPQNAFVHIVASLVAYQFYPNKPQVDLAKIY
- the topA gene encoding type I DNA topoisomerase, whose translation is MSKYLMIVESPAKAKTIEKYLGDDFKVTSCYGHVRDLPKHEMGIDIDNKYTPNYEVTDDKKDLVKQLKKYATTTDEVWLATDEDREGEAISWHLCAVLGLQPEKAKRIVFHEITKPAILKAVSKPRQLDINLVNAQQARRVLDRLVGYKLSPVLRRKISLQGSLSAGRVQSVAVRLVVEREAEILAFETKSVFKITAFFTVNDTSGKAVTFKAESTKNFDDAQGAEVFLQQCIGANYTVSDIRVKPGKKSPPPPFTTSTLQQDASRKLGFSVQRTMSVAQRLYEAGHITYMRTDSTNLSEIALGAAAQTIEDQYGNKYVQIRQYATKSASAQEAHEAIRPTYFNNDSAGNNNDEKRLYELIYKRTLASQMADALLERTNVDILISTKPDALLQAKGEVIKFDGFLALYRETALDEESEEEQSAILPPLKLQQNLPLKEMLATERFNRPPARYNEATLVKKLEELSIGRPSTYAPTISKIQERGYVVREDREGVQRNYQQFVLSGKKPQMIVKQTLTERIGVEKAKLFPTDVGKIIVDFLVTHFQNVFEYNFTANIEKQFDEIAQGNKEWTKMIDTFYQPFSKQVEDTLQTAERMKAERALGTDPKTGKPITAKLGKYGPMIQIGQVEDEDKPLFATIRPPYTIQNITLEQALDLFKLPRSLGDYEGKEVKVNEGRFGPYIQHDGKFTSIPKLYDLWALTLQQAIELINGKRESDANKIVKDFPDLGYQILTGRWGAYIKSGKLNVKIPKGTDAKALTAQDCQALVKAAQTAAASSNPNLIKDFPEIEAQILKGRFGAYIKVGETNLKMPKGQTPETITQDDIAELIKANQSKPKKTITNTKKSKTTPAAKAPKSKPTVKQ